A single Anatilimnocola floriformis DNA region contains:
- a CDS encoding HD domain-containing protein: MNCTQEDILESTADHIRNLLAGDSSGHDWHHIERVWKTAVTIGRGESADLFVVQLAALLHDIADWKFHGGDEEAGPRAARAWMDRFGIDEPTIEHVCDIIASLSFKGAGVATPMCTIEGQCVQDADRLDAIGAVGIGRAFAYGGHKGRAMYDPAVPPTPHDSFGAYKKNAGPTLNHFYEKLLLLKDRMNTSVGRQLAAERHRFMEQFLEQFLAEWNGQR, encoded by the coding sequence ATGAATTGCACCCAGGAAGACATTCTCGAATCGACTGCCGATCACATTCGCAATCTGCTGGCCGGCGATAGCTCCGGCCATGACTGGCATCACATCGAGCGGGTTTGGAAAACGGCTGTCACCATCGGTCGCGGTGAATCGGCCGATCTGTTCGTCGTGCAACTCGCCGCGCTGCTACATGACATCGCCGATTGGAAGTTTCACGGCGGCGACGAAGAAGCCGGGCCGCGAGCGGCTCGCGCTTGGATGGACCGCTTCGGCATCGATGAGCCGACGATCGAACACGTGTGCGACATCATCGCTTCGCTCTCCTTCAAGGGCGCTGGCGTCGCCACACCGATGTGCACCATCGAAGGCCAATGCGTACAAGACGCCGATCGGCTCGATGCCATCGGCGCAGTCGGCATCGGCCGAGCCTTTGCCTACGGCGGCCACAAAGGCCGCGCGATGTACGACCCCGCGGTGCCACCCACGCCGCACGATTCGTTCGGCGCTTACAAAAAAAATGCCGGGCCGACCCTGAACCATTTCTATGAAAAGCTGCTCTTGCTCAAGGACCGCATGAACACGTCGGTCGGCCGGCAGTTGGCCGCGGAGCGTCATCGGTTCATGGAGCAATTCTTGGAACAGTTCCTCGCGGAGTGGAATGGCCAGCGCTGA